From Azospirillum baldaniorum, the proteins below share one genomic window:
- the sufU gene encoding Fe-S cluster assembly sulfur transfer protein SufU, with translation MMDELRELYQEVILDHGKNPRNFRHPDDANREAKGENPMCGDRFMVYLKLKDGVVEDVAFQGRGCAISTASASMMTEVVKGKTEAEAKALFETFHDLCTKDDHDHGDHGPVDEDAMERLMVLSGVRQFPVRVKCATLAWHAMNAAIEGEDKASSE, from the coding sequence ATGATGGACGAACTGCGCGAGCTGTACCAGGAAGTGATCCTGGACCACGGCAAGAACCCCCGGAACTTCCGGCATCCCGACGATGCCAACCGGGAGGCCAAGGGCGAGAACCCCATGTGCGGTGACCGCTTCATGGTCTATCTGAAGCTGAAGGACGGGGTGGTCGAGGATGTGGCCTTTCAGGGCCGCGGCTGCGCCATCTCCACCGCCAGCGCGTCCATGATGACCGAGGTGGTCAAGGGCAAGACCGAGGCGGAGGCCAAGGCCCTGTTCGAGACCTTCCACGACCTCTGCACCAAGGACGACCACGACCACGGCGACCACGGCCCGGTGGACGAGGACGCCATGGAACGGCTGATGGTGCTGTCCGGCGTCCGTCAGTTCCCGGTGCGCGTGAAATGCGCCACCCTCGCCTGGCACGCGATGAACGCGGCCATCGAAGGCGAGGACAAGGCGAGCAGCGAGTAA
- a CDS encoding iron-sulfur cluster assembly protein — protein MPDDAISKEADAAEAKPMNQTEADMAAAKAAYDPRAALSEAVISALKSCYDPEIPVDIWELGLIYRVDIGPNNEVEIDMTLTSPMCPVAGELPMQVQQAVESVEDVTTCKVELVWEPPWRQDMMSEVARVQLDMF, from the coding sequence ATGCCCGATGACGCGATCTCCAAGGAAGCCGACGCCGCGGAGGCCAAGCCGATGAACCAGACCGAAGCGGACATGGCAGCGGCTAAGGCCGCCTACGACCCGCGCGCCGCGCTGAGCGAGGCGGTGATCTCGGCGCTGAAGAGCTGCTACGACCCGGAAATCCCCGTGGACATCTGGGAGCTGGGCCTGATCTACCGCGTCGACATCGGCCCGAACAACGAGGTCGAGATCGACATGACCCTGACCAGCCCGATGTGCCCGGTGGCCGGCGAACTGCCGATGCAGGTTCAGCAGGCGGTTGAGTCCGTCGAGGACGTCACCACATGCAAGGTGGAACTGGTTTGGGAACCGCCCTGGCGCCAGGACATGATGTCCGAGGTCGCGCGGGTCCAACTGGATATGTTTTAA
- a CDS encoding HesB/IscA family protein, which yields MATASTASLPKALSITDAAAERVRMLMAKATDDYIGLRIGVKAKGCSGLSYDVQYAKEKMKFDEVVEDKGVTVLIDPAAVMFLIGSEMDYVDDKFQTGFVFKNPNEKGRCGCGESFHV from the coding sequence ATGGCCACGGCTTCTACGGCTTCTCTCCCCAAGGCCCTTTCCATCACCGACGCCGCCGCGGAGCGCGTGCGGATGCTGATGGCCAAGGCGACCGACGACTACATCGGCCTGCGCATCGGCGTGAAGGCGAAGGGCTGCTCCGGCCTCAGCTACGACGTGCAGTACGCCAAGGAAAAGATGAAGTTCGACGAGGTGGTGGAGGACAAGGGCGTCACCGTCCTGATCGACCCTGCCGCCGTGATGTTCCTGATCGGCAGCGAGATGGACTACGTCGACGACAAGTTCCAGACCGGCTTCGTCTTCAAGAACCCGAACGAGAAGGGCCGCTGCGGCTGCGGCGAGAGCTTTCACGTTTGA
- a CDS encoding M48 family metallopeptidase, with protein MVSAASSDSYVFNPKDHTHHGLNFRFAIATIGVLPAFLTLGYFAFNLPQMFIFLLIYIGFLVAVIWFCLELMRAVLIGNSVRVGSGNFPEIEAILEEVKKKIKYSKDIEIYIVEGGSVNMFLYRFFRTKFIVINSAFVESCESSKNYRDIEWSIARFVGYMKVKRDHYFPILDELMSTIKNIPLFNLFILPYERCIVYSGDQIGLAVCGSLESSIVGLEKLLIGKTLYTKVTNDTFINQANRLNGSIFAKIARFFSEFPFLTDRYLNLMAFSREFRRDQYLEFVRSNKMNADLLLYALENRHGS; from the coding sequence ATGGTCAGTGCGGCGAGTTCTGATTCGTACGTATTTAATCCAAAGGATCACACCCATCATGGTTTAAATTTTCGTTTCGCTATAGCAACAATTGGAGTTCTTCCGGCTTTTTTGACGCTCGGATATTTTGCTTTTAATTTACCACAAATGTTTATTTTTCTTCTCATCTATATTGGGTTTCTGGTGGCAGTTATATGGTTCTGCTTGGAGTTGATGAGGGCGGTGTTGATTGGAAATTCAGTGCGCGTCGGTTCTGGGAATTTTCCAGAAATTGAAGCCATTTTAGAAGAAGTCAAGAAAAAGATTAAATATTCAAAAGATATCGAGATCTACATAGTCGAGGGTGGTTCTGTTAATATGTTTTTGTATAGATTTTTTAGAACTAAATTTATTGTCATCAACTCAGCATTCGTGGAATCTTGTGAATCTTCAAAAAACTACAGAGACATAGAGTGGTCTATAGCTCGTTTTGTCGGATATATGAAAGTAAAGAGAGATCATTATTTTCCAATTCTTGATGAGCTTATGAGTACAATAAAAAATATTCCCTTGTTCAATCTCTTTATTTTGCCATACGAGCGCTGCATCGTCTATTCTGGTGATCAAATCGGACTTGCGGTGTGCGGCAGCTTAGAAAGCTCCATCGTTGGCCTCGAAAAACTGCTTATTGGAAAGACGCTTTACACAAAAGTAACGAACGACACATTTATCAATCAAGCCAATCGGTTAAATGGGAGCATTTTTGCTAAAATCGCTCGATTTTTTTCAGAATTTCCATTTTTGACGGACCGCTATCTGAACTTGATGGCTTTCAGCAGGGAGTTTCGTCGCGATCAATATCTTGAGTTCGTTAGGAGCAACAAGATGAACGCTGACCTGCTTCTCTACGCTCTGGAAAATCGTCACGGTTCTTGA
- the pepN gene encoding aminopeptidase N — translation MDKGTPKAIRLQDYRPPAHLIDTVDLFFDLGEDVTTVRAQLGLRRNPARDDAAALPLTLDGQRLELVSVALNGQPLGDADYTVTPDHLTVHSVPETFTLETVVRIKPQENTALEGLYKSSGNFCTQCEAEGFRKITYFADRPDVMARYTTTITADKARYPVLLSNGNLIESGDLPDGRHRAVWEDPFPKPCYLFALVAGTLVHQEDRFRTASGRDVTLRIYVEPGNEDKVDHAMRSLIKSMRWDEEVFGLEYDLDIFNIVAVGDFNMGAMENKSLNVFNTKYILAKPETATDQDFLGIEAVVAHEYFHNWTGNRVTCRDWFQLSLKEGLTVFRDQEFSSDMNSRAVKRIADVQRLRTVQFPEDSGAMAHPVRPDSYVEINNFYTPTVYDKGSEVIRMYHTLLGPQGFRKGMDLYFQRHDGQAVTCDDFAAAMSDATGVDLTQFKRWYRQAGTPELDVTGAYDEAAKTYRLTVRQTVPPTPGQPVKEPMHIPLVMGLLGPDGADLPLRLAGEAEAAGTSRTLHITQAEQTFDFVDVPARPVPSLLRGFSAPVKLRADLTDGDLTFLMANDSDAFNRWEAGQTLATRLLLSLVADRQAGRELALPQSFIDAVGAILKEADQDPAFAAQALVLPTESYLGTQMEVIDPDAIHTVREFARRRLAEALRPGWLDTHRRNAGNEPFSVDAAAIGRRALKNLCLAYLMALEDEEALGLCLGQYRGAQAMTDVMAALQFLSNSNAPERDEAIAAFYERWKGEALVVDKWFSVQATSHRPDALERVTTLLAHPAFEIRNPNKVYALIGGFAGGNPVRFHDTSGAGYRFLADQVLRLDPMNPQVAARMVGPFSRLRRYDAPRRALMKAELERIVATPGLSPDVFEVASKSLEAAG, via the coding sequence ATGGACAAAGGCACGCCCAAGGCCATCCGCCTGCAGGACTACCGCCCGCCCGCGCATCTGATCGACACGGTCGATCTGTTCTTCGACCTCGGCGAGGACGTGACCACGGTCCGCGCGCAGCTCGGGCTGCGGCGCAACCCGGCGCGCGACGACGCGGCGGCGCTGCCGCTGACTCTGGACGGGCAGCGGCTGGAGCTGGTGTCCGTGGCGCTGAATGGCCAGCCGCTGGGCGATGCCGACTACACCGTCACGCCGGACCATCTGACCGTCCACAGCGTGCCGGAGACTTTCACGCTGGAAACCGTCGTCCGCATCAAGCCGCAGGAGAACACCGCGCTGGAGGGGCTCTACAAGTCCTCCGGCAACTTCTGCACCCAGTGCGAGGCGGAGGGCTTCCGCAAGATCACCTATTTCGCCGACCGGCCCGACGTGATGGCCCGCTACACCACCACGATCACCGCGGACAAGGCGCGCTATCCGGTGCTGCTGTCCAACGGCAATCTCATCGAATCCGGCGACCTGCCCGACGGGCGCCACCGCGCGGTGTGGGAGGACCCCTTCCCCAAGCCCTGCTACCTGTTCGCCCTGGTCGCCGGCACGCTGGTGCACCAGGAGGACCGCTTCCGCACCGCGTCCGGCCGCGACGTGACCCTGCGCATCTATGTCGAGCCGGGGAACGAGGACAAGGTCGACCACGCCATGCGCTCCCTCATCAAGTCGATGCGCTGGGACGAGGAGGTGTTCGGCCTGGAATACGACCTGGACATCTTCAACATCGTCGCAGTCGGCGACTTCAACATGGGGGCGATGGAGAACAAGTCCCTCAACGTCTTCAACACGAAATACATCCTGGCGAAGCCGGAGACCGCCACCGACCAGGACTTCCTCGGCATCGAGGCGGTGGTGGCGCACGAGTATTTCCACAACTGGACCGGCAACCGCGTCACCTGCCGCGACTGGTTCCAGCTGTCGTTGAAGGAAGGGCTGACCGTCTTCCGCGACCAGGAATTCTCCAGCGACATGAACTCGCGGGCGGTCAAGCGCATCGCCGACGTGCAGCGCCTGCGCACCGTGCAGTTCCCCGAGGATTCCGGCGCCATGGCGCACCCCGTGCGCCCGGACAGCTATGTGGAGATCAACAACTTCTACACCCCCACCGTCTACGACAAGGGGTCGGAAGTCATCCGCATGTACCACACGCTGCTGGGGCCGCAGGGCTTCCGCAAGGGCATGGACCTGTATTTCCAGCGCCACGACGGGCAGGCCGTCACCTGCGACGACTTCGCCGCGGCGATGTCCGACGCCACCGGGGTGGACCTGACCCAGTTCAAGCGCTGGTACCGGCAGGCCGGCACGCCGGAACTGGACGTCACCGGCGCCTATGACGAGGCGGCCAAGACCTACCGGCTGACCGTCCGGCAGACCGTGCCGCCCACCCCCGGCCAGCCGGTGAAGGAGCCGATGCACATCCCGCTGGTCATGGGGCTGCTCGGTCCGGACGGGGCGGACCTGCCGCTGCGCCTCGCTGGCGAGGCCGAGGCCGCCGGAACCAGCCGCACCCTGCACATCACCCAGGCCGAGCAGACCTTTGATTTTGTCGACGTGCCCGCCCGCCCGGTGCCGTCGCTGCTGCGCGGCTTCTCTGCCCCGGTGAAGCTGCGGGCCGACCTGACGGACGGCGACCTGACCTTCCTGATGGCCAACGACAGCGACGCCTTCAACCGCTGGGAGGCCGGGCAGACGCTGGCGACCCGGCTGCTGCTCTCCCTCGTCGCCGACCGGCAGGCCGGGCGGGAGCTGGCGCTGCCCCAGAGCTTCATCGACGCGGTGGGCGCCATCCTCAAGGAAGCCGACCAGGACCCGGCCTTCGCCGCGCAGGCCCTGGTGCTGCCGACCGAGAGCTACCTCGGCACGCAGATGGAGGTGATCGACCCCGACGCCATCCACACCGTGCGCGAATTCGCCCGCCGCCGGCTGGCCGAGGCGTTGCGGCCGGGCTGGCTCGACACGCACCGCCGCAACGCGGGCAACGAGCCCTTCTCGGTGGACGCCGCAGCCATCGGCCGGCGCGCGCTGAAGAATCTGTGCCTCGCCTACCTCATGGCGCTGGAGGACGAGGAGGCGCTCGGCCTCTGCCTCGGCCAGTATCGTGGCGCCCAGGCGATGACCGACGTGATGGCGGCGCTGCAGTTCCTCAGCAATTCCAACGCGCCGGAGCGGGACGAGGCCATCGCCGCCTTCTACGAGCGCTGGAAGGGCGAGGCGCTGGTGGTCGACAAGTGGTTCAGCGTGCAGGCCACCTCGCACCGGCCCGACGCCCTCGAACGGGTGACGACGCTGCTCGCCCACCCCGCCTTCGAGATCCGCAACCCGAACAAGGTCTACGCCCTGATCGGCGGCTTCGCGGGCGGCAACCCGGTGCGCTTCCACGACACCAGCGGGGCGGGCTATCGCTTCCTGGCCGATCAGGTTCTGCGGCTCGACCCGATGAACCCACAGGTGGCGGCGCGCATGGTCGGCCCCTTCTCGCGCCTGCGCCGCTACGACGCGCCGCGACGCGCCCTGATGAAGGCCGAACTGGAGCGCATCGTCGCCACGCCGGGCCTGTCGCCGGACGTCTTCGAGGTGGCGAGCAAGAGCCTGGAGGCGGCCGGCTGA
- a CDS encoding c-type cytochrome, with translation MNKHILGAALIAGIAMGAGAAQAADAAAGKDVFKQCMACHTAEQGKNKVGPSLFGVVGRPAASIDGFKYSKPMQEKAAGGLTWTPDNLKAYITAPKEVVPGGTMAFAGIKDAGKVDDLVAFLAEQK, from the coding sequence ATGAACAAGCATATCCTGGGCGCCGCCCTGATCGCCGGCATTGCCATGGGCGCGGGCGCCGCGCAGGCCGCTGACGCCGCCGCCGGTAAGGACGTCTTCAAGCAGTGCATGGCCTGCCACACCGCCGAGCAGGGCAAGAACAAGGTCGGCCCGTCGCTGTTCGGCGTCGTTGGCCGCCCGGCCGCCTCGATCGACGGCTTCAAGTACTCCAAGCCGATGCAGGAGAAGGCCGCCGGTGGTCTGACCTGGACCCCGGACAACCTGAAGGCCTACATCACCGCCCCGAAGGAAGTCGTTCCGGGTGGCACGATGGCCTTCGCCGGTATCAAGGACGCCGGCAAGGTGGACGATCTGGTCGCCTTCCTTGCCGAGCAGAAGTAA
- a CDS encoding SRPBCC family protein: MDMSGSQRITAPRDKVWAALNDPDILRQCIPGCEEVQKTSDTEFTAKVVAKVGPVSAKFSGKVTLSDLDPPNGYTITGEGSGGAAGFGKGGAKVSLEPDGAAATVLSYTAHATVGGKLAQIGSRLVDATARKMADDFFNRFTAVVGGPQPEPVPDPVVQTAAQPSATSAAAPQPVTPAVAAPAPEIPIPLPAARGRGGFYVPWAALVVVAVLVLLLAWMK; this comes from the coding sequence ATGGACATGAGCGGCAGCCAGCGCATCACGGCCCCGCGCGACAAGGTCTGGGCGGCGCTGAACGATCCGGACATCCTGCGCCAGTGCATTCCCGGCTGCGAGGAGGTGCAGAAGACCTCCGACACGGAATTCACCGCGAAAGTGGTCGCCAAGGTGGGACCGGTCAGCGCCAAGTTCTCCGGCAAGGTGACGTTGTCGGATCTCGACCCGCCCAACGGCTACACCATCACCGGCGAGGGCTCGGGCGGGGCCGCCGGCTTCGGCAAGGGCGGCGCCAAGGTCTCGCTGGAGCCGGACGGCGCGGCGGCGACGGTCCTGTCCTACACCGCGCACGCCACCGTCGGCGGCAAGCTGGCGCAGATCGGTTCGCGTCTGGTGGACGCCACGGCGCGCAAGATGGCGGATGATTTCTTCAACCGCTTCACCGCTGTGGTCGGCGGGCCGCAGCCTGAACCGGTCCCCGATCCGGTCGTGCAGACGGCCGCACAACCATCGGCGACGAGCGCGGCTGCCCCGCAACCGGTAACGCCCGCCGTGGCCGCCCCCGCCCCGGAAATCCCCATTCCGCTTCCCGCCGCCCGGGGGCGTGGCGGCTTTTACGTGCCTTGGGCGGCGCTGGTCGTTGTGGCTGTTCTTGTCCTTCTTCTGGCATGGATGAAATAA
- the folK gene encoding 2-amino-4-hydroxy-6-hydroxymethyldihydropteridine diphosphokinase: MTTVYLALGSNLGDRAANLATAQRRLSPQVQVTLASPVYETAPMYVTDQPSFLNMVLRAQTALGPWELLRHIKDIEAEMGRDLKGGLRFGPRPIDIDILLYGELVMYAPELEIPHPRIAERAFVLAPLADIAGGLQHPAIARSFDDLLAAVPGRDTVVRTGTELPVAV, translated from the coding sequence ATGACCACGGTCTACCTTGCGCTTGGCAGCAATCTTGGCGATCGCGCCGCCAATCTGGCGACCGCGCAACGCCGGCTCTCTCCGCAGGTCCAGGTCACGCTGGCCTCGCCCGTCTACGAAACCGCCCCGATGTACGTGACCGACCAGCCGTCTTTCCTGAACATGGTGCTGCGCGCGCAGACGGCGCTCGGCCCGTGGGAGCTTCTCCGCCACATCAAGGACATCGAGGCGGAGATGGGTCGCGACCTGAAAGGCGGCCTCCGCTTCGGGCCGCGCCCCATCGACATCGACATCCTTCTCTACGGCGAGTTGGTGATGTACGCGCCGGAACTGGAGATTCCCCATCCCCGCATCGCCGAGCGCGCCTTTGTCCTGGCCCCGTTGGCCGACATCGCGGGCGGCCTTCAGCACCCGGCCATCGCGCGCAGCTTCGATGATCTTCTGGCTGCCGTACCGGGCCGCGACACGGTGGTCCGCACCGGCACGGAGCTTCCGGTGGCGGTCTGA
- a CDS encoding dihydroneopterin aldolase, whose product MANDPVSRHTGSGSPGAAATYTILLRDFTATVSLAGRSGRHTVHISLELKVSHPGLGFPDDITAVMSYEDIVEDLRRLCAEDMVPGPDYLADRTAALCMAQPKVRHVRVDVELPSLLPDTAGAGVTIMRNRDAEH is encoded by the coding sequence TTGGCCAACGATCCCGTTTCCCGACACACCGGCTCCGGCTCTCCCGGCGCAGCGGCGACCTACACCATTCTGCTGCGCGATTTCACCGCCACCGTGTCGCTCGCCGGGCGCTCCGGACGCCACACCGTTCACATCAGTCTGGAGTTGAAGGTCAGTCACCCCGGTCTCGGCTTTCCCGATGACATAACCGCGGTCATGTCCTACGAGGACATCGTGGAGGATCTGCGCCGTCTGTGCGCCGAGGACATGGTGCCCGGCCCCGACTATCTGGCCGACCGCACCGCAGCGCTGTGCATGGCCCAGCCGAAGGTCCGCCATGTGCGGGTCGACGTGGAACTGCCGTCCCTGCTTCCCGACACGGCCGGAGCCGGCGTCACGATCATGCGGAACCGCGACGCGGAACACTGA
- a CDS encoding universal stress protein, which yields MSLKTILVPLAGLDGDTVALNAALKIAREFDAHVDALFVSLDPRDAVPMLGEGMSGAMVEEIMRAAEGESKTHLHTARRTFDDVIRAADIELRDIPTGVEAPTAQWREETGRVEEVVPREGRLADLLVFAHTTLDSNTQAYATVESALLGAARPLLLAPATLPDEIGRTVALAWNGSPESVRALTGAMPFLTGADTVHVLTAETSHTQAAAGRRIAQYLAWHGVNVQVTILKPGSEPVGQAIINKAAELGSDLLVMGGYGHSRMREMILGGVTRYVLNHAGLPVLMAH from the coding sequence ATGTCACTCAAGACGATCCTTGTGCCGCTGGCCGGACTCGACGGCGACACGGTGGCTTTGAACGCCGCGCTGAAGATCGCGCGCGAATTCGACGCCCATGTCGACGCCCTGTTCGTGTCGCTGGACCCGCGCGACGCCGTGCCCATGCTGGGCGAAGGAATGTCCGGCGCGATGGTCGAGGAGATCATGCGCGCCGCCGAAGGGGAGTCGAAGACCCACCTCCACACCGCCCGCCGCACCTTCGACGATGTGATTCGCGCCGCGGACATCGAACTGCGCGATATCCCGACCGGCGTCGAGGCGCCGACCGCCCAGTGGCGGGAGGAAACGGGCCGCGTCGAGGAGGTGGTGCCGCGCGAGGGTCGGCTGGCCGACCTGCTGGTCTTCGCCCACACCACGCTGGACAGCAACACCCAGGCTTACGCCACGGTGGAAAGCGCCCTGCTGGGGGCGGCCCGTCCGCTGCTGCTAGCGCCAGCCACCCTGCCGGACGAGATCGGGCGCACGGTGGCGCTCGCCTGGAACGGCAGCCCCGAATCGGTGCGCGCCCTGACCGGGGCGATGCCCTTCCTGACCGGTGCCGACACCGTCCATGTGCTGACCGCCGAGACGTCCCACACCCAGGCTGCGGCAGGGCGTCGCATCGCCCAATATCTCGCTTGGCACGGCGTTAACGTTCAGGTAACCATATTGAAGCCGGGATCGGAACCCGTCGGCCAAGCCATCATCAACAAGGCCGCGGAACTTGGGTCCGACCTCCTCGTGATGGGGGGATACGGACACAGCCGGATGCGGGAAATGATCCTGGGTGGCGTGACCCGCTATGTGCTGAATCACGCCGGCCTGCCCGTGCTGATGGCCCACTGA
- a CDS encoding AAA family ATPase, producing the protein MQHAASDPAQDPTPSAAAFLADPASHGGAAVERVETHAAIVFLAGDRAYKLKRAVRYPYLDYSTAERRRAACLEELRLNRRTAPSIYLGLESVVRRTDGTLAFGGEDAAGGTALDWLVAMRRFPQDALLDCLAERGGLDDGLIRGLADAVTAFHEAAEPRPEGGGAVAMREVVDGNIAELRASPSLFPPEGVETLARRSTDALVRLTPLLEERRRRGFVRHCHGDLHLRNIVLLEGRPVLFDGIEFDERLAVIDVAYDRAFLLMDLERRGLRPLGNAFLNRSLDATEDYGGLALLPLFLSARAAIRAKIAATTAALRPGEDVERGSKGEALACLEQAVAALEPPPPRLVAIGGLSGSGKTRLARALAPSLGAAPGAVVLRSDALRKRLFGVGETDRLPADAYTPAVTGRVYAGLLERARVALAAGHAVVLDAVHARPEERSAVARLAAETGVRFDGVWLDAPLDTRIARIAARRGDASDATAEVAEQQTVYDLGPLEWLRTNAGRDAGETLAAVLERLV; encoded by the coding sequence ATGCAGCACGCCGCTTCCGATCCGGCACAGGACCCGACACCGTCGGCGGCCGCCTTCCTCGCCGATCCGGCGAGTCACGGCGGGGCGGCAGTGGAACGCGTCGAAACCCACGCCGCCATCGTCTTCCTGGCCGGTGACCGGGCCTACAAGCTCAAGCGCGCGGTCCGCTACCCCTATCTCGACTATTCGACGGCCGAACGCCGCCGCGCGGCCTGCCTGGAGGAGTTGCGGCTGAACCGGCGGACCGCGCCATCCATTTATCTTGGCCTGGAGTCGGTGGTGCGGCGGACGGACGGCACGCTCGCCTTCGGCGGCGAGGACGCGGCGGGCGGGACGGCGCTGGACTGGCTGGTCGCGATGCGCCGCTTTCCGCAGGACGCCCTGCTGGACTGCCTGGCGGAGCGGGGCGGTCTCGACGACGGGTTGATTCGCGGGCTGGCCGACGCCGTGACCGCTTTTCACGAGGCCGCCGAACCGCGCCCGGAGGGCGGCGGCGCCGTGGCGATGCGGGAGGTGGTGGACGGCAACATCGCTGAATTGCGCGCCAGCCCGTCGCTGTTTCCCCCGGAGGGCGTCGAGACGCTGGCCCGCAGGTCCACGGACGCTCTGGTGCGCCTGACCCCGCTTCTGGAGGAGCGGCGTCGCCGTGGCTTCGTCCGGCACTGTCACGGCGACCTGCATCTGCGGAACATCGTGCTGCTGGAGGGAAGGCCGGTCCTGTTCGACGGCATTGAGTTCGACGAGCGGCTGGCGGTCATCGACGTCGCCTACGATCGCGCCTTTCTGCTGATGGATCTGGAGCGGCGGGGGCTGCGCCCGCTCGGCAACGCCTTCCTCAACCGCAGCCTGGACGCGACGGAGGATTATGGCGGGTTGGCGTTGCTGCCCCTGTTCCTGTCGGCACGGGCGGCCATCCGCGCCAAGATCGCCGCCACCACGGCGGCGCTCCGCCCCGGCGAGGACGTGGAGCGCGGTTCGAAAGGGGAGGCGCTGGCCTGTCTGGAGCAGGCCGTCGCGGCGCTGGAACCGCCGCCGCCTCGGCTGGTCGCCATCGGAGGCCTGTCCGGCAGCGGCAAGACCAGGCTGGCCCGCGCCTTGGCGCCATCGCTGGGTGCGGCGCCGGGCGCTGTGGTCCTGCGCTCCGACGCGCTGCGCAAGCGCCTGTTCGGGGTCGGGGAGACGGATCGGCTCCCCGCCGACGCCTACACGCCGGCGGTGACCGGGCGGGTCTATGCCGGGCTTCTGGAGCGGGCGCGGGTCGCGCTCGCCGCCGGCCACGCCGTGGTGCTGGACGCCGTCCATGCCCGACCGGAGGAGCGGTCCGCCGTGGCCCGTCTTGCCGCCGAAACCGGCGTGCGATTCGACGGGGTTTGGCTGGACGCGCCCTTGGACACGCGGATTGCCCGCATCGCCGCCCGCCGCGGCGACGCCTCGGACGCGACGGCGGAGGTGGCCGAGCAGCAGACTGTCTATGATCTGGGCCCGCTTGAATGGCTGCGCACGAATGCTGGCAGGGATGCGGGGGAAACGCTTGCGGCCGTGCTGGAGCGACTGGTGTAA
- a CDS encoding acyloxyacyl hydrolase produces the protein MAGLALSAPAGAQTLSMPDDRIGNWKIGGLAYSVGETPDTKVSDLHNKIRIGSSLLPKLDGYAEVRPWVSLGPSTPDGSLHGMGGILIDVPLGGSSFVFTPSVGAGTLPVTPRDPAASGSVVEFRSQLELGYQFENKARFSLGYSRIDTSGPTADSATPANNVFGFYYRMPFGAFTGR, from the coding sequence GTGGCGGGCCTTGCGCTCTCCGCTCCCGCAGGCGCGCAGACCCTGTCCATGCCCGACGACCGGATCGGCAACTGGAAGATCGGCGGCCTCGCCTACAGCGTTGGTGAAACGCCGGATACCAAGGTGTCCGACCTGCACAACAAGATCCGCATCGGCTCCTCCCTCCTGCCCAAGCTCGACGGTTACGCGGAGGTGCGCCCCTGGGTGTCGCTCGGTCCCAGCACGCCGGACGGCAGCCTCCATGGAATGGGAGGCATCCTGATCGACGTTCCGCTGGGTGGTTCCTCCTTCGTCTTCACGCCCAGCGTCGGCGCCGGAACCCTGCCGGTCACGCCGCGCGATCCGGCGGCCTCGGGCAGCGTGGTCGAGTTCCGGTCCCAGCTCGAACTCGGCTATCAGTTCGAGAACAAGGCCCGCTTCAGCCTGGGCTACAGCCGCATCGACACCAGCGGTCCCACCGCGGATTCCGCCACGCCGGCCAACAACGTGTTCGGATTCTATTACCGCATGCCGTTCGGAGCCTTCACCGGACGCTGA
- a CDS encoding DUF2934 domain-containing protein, with the protein MAKRKTATAKTADAAPSLEAAEALATDTGAEIVLKTNFAAIEQDAVALLHAASLLVEADTPEKANHALDHNLRLWVAIKTVLQNEENTLDSEVKANLRNLAQYVTVTTMEATQGSIEARKLVSLSRINMHIAEGLLHGQKSRMVQERAYEIWEREGRPDGREMDHWLRAEGEIAELLTNR; encoded by the coding sequence ATGGCCAAGCGCAAGACCGCCACCGCGAAGACCGCCGACGCCGCTCCGTCGCTCGAAGCTGCCGAAGCGCTCGCCACCGACACCGGGGCGGAAATCGTCCTGAAAACCAATTTCGCGGCCATCGAGCAGGACGCGGTCGCGCTTCTGCACGCCGCCAGCCTTCTCGTCGAAGCCGACACGCCGGAAAAGGCGAATCACGCCCTCGACCACAATCTCCGCCTCTGGGTCGCCATCAAGACGGTGCTCCAGAACGAAGAGAACACCCTGGACTCCGAGGTCAAGGCGAACCTGCGCAACCTCGCGCAGTACGTCACCGTCACCACCATGGAAGCCACCCAGGGCTCCATCGAGGCGCGCAAGCTGGTGTCGCTGTCGCGCATCAACATGCACATCGCCGAGGGGCTGCTGCACGGCCAGAAGAGCCGCATGGTGCAGGAGCGTGCCTATGAGATCTGGGAGCGCGAAGGCCGCCCGGACGGGCGCGAGATGGACCATTGGCTGCGGGCCGAGGGCGAAATCGCCGAGTTGCTGACCAACCGCTGA